In Rutidosis leptorrhynchoides isolate AG116_Rl617_1_P2 chromosome 2, CSIRO_AGI_Rlap_v1, whole genome shotgun sequence, one genomic interval encodes:
- the LOC139893966 gene encoding uncharacterized protein, with the protein MQLDNNTIRQTHYNILNVKEDASQDEIRTHYKSALLTSHPDKLLQHTTNSNYNDPQSKFLEIQTAWEILGDVKSRALYDMELRVSRQEDIVADEIELDDLAVEVSSDSDVVELFYQCRCGDYFSIDSSELEEMGFQLLTEGNKLSLRARDSADVASIVLPCGSCSLKIRLLIKQDTS; encoded by the coding sequence ATGCAATTAGATAACAACACAATCCGTCAAACTCACTACAACATCTTGAATGTAAAAGAAGACGCAAGTCAGGATGAAATCCGCACACACTACAAATCAGCTCTCCTAACTTCACATCCAGATAAATTACTACAACACACCACAAATTCGAACTACAATGACCCACAATCAAAATTTCTTGAAATCCAAACAGCCTGGGAAATATTAGGAGACGTAAAGTCACGAGCTTTATATGACATGGAGCTTCGCGTTTCAAGACAAGAAGACATAGTTGCAGATGAAATCGAGTTGGACGATTTGGCGGTTGAAGTTAGCAGTGATAGTGATGTGGTGGAGCTTTTTTATCAATGTAGATGTGGCGATTATTTTTCTATTGATTCTTCTGAATTGGAAGAAATGGGATTTCAATTGTTGACGGAAGGTAATAAGTTGTCGTTACGAGCACGGGATAGTGCTGACGTGGCATCAATTGTGCTACCTTGTGGTTCTTGTTCGTTGAAAATTCGTTTACTAATCAAACAAGATACTAGTTGA
- the LOC139893967 gene encoding uncharacterized protein: MGRPELDQSYSNNGRAGRVPKCCSYKRTTVIICSINIVVALYVFQNLYTSLYSYSYQDSHPAVTYTPEQIKNMEESMRIRKQSEPRKLIETVKKIKQKVNRREDVVNLPQPLKEKLTNEIIELLRGLSMGASTTLQHKAVESWRVKKLEEAKRVTRGETANSTILPEEAGTLARALEFSWAEVSTEIGLWIPLDIINNEHDDKPEGEDDFDDTILAGRRLPPECNTELHTDYGGHAVKWGLTHRKESAYECCQACINQAKSARADEMKCNIWVYCPAEEGCHSPDIYQHTLEECWLKYAEVPKVTFKDKYSERYRRNHPNAPLTVPWVSGVISS; the protein is encoded by the exons ATGGGAAGACCAGAATTAGATCAAAGTTATTCAAATAATGGAAGAGCTGGAAGAGTCCCAAAATGTTGTTCTTATAAAAGAACAACTGTTATTATATGTTCTATCAATATTGTTGTTGCCCTTTATGTTTTTCAGAATCTTTATACTTCCCTTTACTCTTACTCCTATCAAGATTCACACCCTG CTGTCACCTACACTCCTGAGCAAATAAAAAATATGGAAGAATCAATGCGAATACGTAAACAATCTGAACCTAGGAAGCTCATTGAAACT GTTAAAAAGATTAAACAAAAAGTTAATAGAAGAGAGGATGTGGTAAATTTGCCACAGCCGTTAAAGGAGAAGTTGACTAATGAGATCATAGAATTACTGAGAGGATTGAGTATGGGTGCAAGCACAACTTTACAACACA AAGCCGTTGAAAGCTGGCGGGTAAAAAAGCTAGAGGAAGCCAAAAGAGTTACTCGTGGGGAGACCGCAAATTCAACCATCTTACCCGAGGAAGCAG GTACACTCGCAAGAGCATTGGAGTTCTCGTGGGCTGAGGTATCGACTGAAATTGGCCTTTGGATACCACTTGATATAATTAACAATGAACACGATGATAAACCTGAGGGTGAAGATGATTTcg ATGATACGATTCTAGCTGGGAGACGGCTGCCTCCGGAGTGTAACACCGAACTTCATACCGATTACGGTGGTCATGCGGTCAAATGGGGACTCACTCATCGTAAAGAAAGTGCGTACGAATGTTGTCAAGCGTGCATAAATCAAGCTAAAAGTGCTCGTGCGGATGAAATGAAATGTAATATTTGGGTCTATTGTCCTGCTGAAGAGGGATGCCATTCTCCAGATATATATCAACACACACTCGAAGAATGTTGGCTGAAATAT GCCGAAGTACCAAAAGTGACCTTCAAGGATAAATATTCAGAAAGATACAGAAGAAATCACCCAAATGCACCTTTGACCGTTCCTTGGGTTTCAGGTGTTATAAGTTCTTGA